A region from the Gemmatimonadaceae bacterium genome encodes:
- a CDS encoding TonB-dependent receptor, translating into MRLAVCAALGIALAFPAPAAHAASVHHRSPANDAGGRPAVTIVGHVVDSTSNAPVAGASVQVEGTQLGAVTDDAGEYRISGVPQGQQTLMARRVGYAARRHTVTVGTDGQLTVDFALPPAATSLDAVIVTGTAGGQQQREIGTAVGTVNAPDVLAKSQASDLSSLLNSRVAGVSIVPSTGRLGSGPNIEIRGISSLSLDNQPLIYIDGVRVSNRTGGGPTTFGNGGFGAQNAGVVGRLNDINPDEIESIQIIKGPAAATIYGTEAANGVIQIITKKGSSGKPVFNFQIQQGGVYFRDPEGRMPTNFAPDSTGAITSFNAIKAQEAAGHPVFTTGKTYDYNASVAGGFSIGNYFVSSNYQDEHGIEPNNFITQYSAHANLNLTPDPKYAIGTSLNYVQGNYHTGADVGLSAMLGAELGQPNIFSVPGADGFYPNVPPNVPQALFDNSDDIHRFTGSATFTHNPISWFTQRLIVGLDYTNEDGRGLEYFAPPALAPFTLGNAAGRIGQTLTSTSLTTADYNGTAKFNLTSAITSATSLGGQWYRTALHESFLGGIGFPGPGITTVSGTATALPSTQGDTINTTIGGYGQEEIGLNDRLFLTGALRVDNNSAFGTQFKWITYPKVSASWIVSEEPFWHLAFVNSLKLRAAYGESGRAPLAFSALRSYLPVQGPGGTNAFTAGGFGNSNLKPERGKELEAGFESDLWDRLHLDFTYFNKHTTDEIVAQPVAPSLGFTGTQFQNLGQVNNHGIELQATLQVLKMPNFGWDITGNFATAHNKIISLGGLPSIITTAGQANRVGFPIAAYFSRKVVSATVDPSTGAVSNVLCAGGAGQGPVDCATAPFVFIGSATPTNTGSVGNTFTFFKKLRLYALVDWKRGYVLANNIDQIRCDGLLGVGECDVNYHPQKYSPVFVAEASVTGFVSQTQDQFFQDASFVKLREVSATYSLPDHLLPGIDHASFTIAARELALWTKFKGPDPEVDQFVTGLTTGSQGVIPPLSRFVATLNLTF; encoded by the coding sequence ATGCGGCTCGCCGTTTGCGCCGCACTCGGCATCGCGCTGGCATTTCCGGCGCCGGCCGCGCACGCCGCGAGCGTGCACCATCGATCACCTGCCAACGATGCCGGCGGCCGCCCGGCCGTGACGATCGTTGGGCACGTCGTCGACTCGACATCGAACGCGCCCGTCGCTGGCGCCTCGGTGCAGGTCGAAGGGACGCAACTCGGCGCCGTCACCGATGACGCCGGCGAGTATCGCATCTCCGGCGTTCCGCAGGGACAACAGACGCTCATGGCGCGACGAGTCGGATATGCGGCACGCCGCCACACCGTCACCGTCGGCACGGACGGGCAGCTGACCGTGGACTTCGCGCTGCCTCCGGCCGCCACCTCGCTGGACGCGGTGATCGTCACCGGGACCGCGGGCGGCCAACAGCAGCGCGAAATTGGCACCGCGGTCGGCACCGTCAACGCGCCCGACGTGTTGGCCAAGTCGCAGGCGTCAGACCTGAGCTCGCTGCTCAACTCGCGCGTGGCCGGCGTGAGCATCGTGCCCAGCACCGGTCGGTTAGGCTCGGGCCCGAACATCGAGATCCGCGGCATTTCGAGCCTCAGTCTCGACAATCAACCGCTCATCTACATCGATGGCGTCCGCGTCAGCAATCGCACGGGCGGCGGGCCGACGACATTCGGCAACGGCGGATTCGGAGCTCAGAACGCCGGCGTCGTTGGACGCTTGAACGACATCAATCCCGACGAGATCGAAAGCATCCAGATCATCAAGGGACCCGCGGCGGCAACCATCTACGGCACCGAAGCGGCCAATGGCGTGATCCAGATCATCACCAAGAAAGGGTCGAGCGGAAAGCCGGTCTTCAATTTCCAGATTCAACAAGGCGGCGTCTACTTCCGTGATCCCGAAGGTCGCATGCCGACCAACTTTGCGCCGGACAGCACGGGCGCCATCACGTCGTTCAATGCCATCAAGGCACAAGAGGCGGCGGGACACCCGGTCTTCACGACCGGCAAGACCTACGACTACAATGCGTCGGTTGCGGGCGGATTCTCGATCGGCAACTACTTCGTCTCGTCCAACTATCAGGACGAGCACGGCATCGAGCCGAACAACTTCATCACGCAGTATTCCGCGCACGCGAATTTGAATCTGACGCCGGACCCGAAGTATGCGATCGGGACGAGCCTCAACTACGTGCAGGGCAACTACCACACCGGCGCCGACGTGGGTCTGTCGGCCATGCTCGGTGCGGAACTGGGGCAGCCGAACATCTTCAGCGTACCGGGCGCCGACGGATTCTATCCCAACGTGCCGCCGAATGTCCCGCAGGCCTTGTTCGACAACAGCGACGACATTCACCGCTTCACGGGCAGTGCCACGTTCACGCACAATCCCATCAGCTGGTTCACCCAGCGACTGATCGTCGGTCTGGACTACACCAACGAAGACGGCAGAGGACTCGAGTATTTCGCGCCGCCGGCGCTCGCGCCGTTCACCCTCGGCAACGCCGCGGGTCGCATCGGCCAGACGCTGACATCGACGTCGCTCACCACCGCGGACTACAACGGCACGGCGAAGTTCAATCTCACGTCGGCCATCACGTCCGCGACATCGTTAGGCGGGCAGTGGTATCGCACGGCGCTGCACGAGAGTTTCCTGGGCGGCATCGGATTCCCGGGACCCGGCATCACGACGGTCTCGGGCACCGCGACCGCGCTGCCGTCGACCCAGGGCGACACGATCAACACGACGATCGGCGGCTATGGACAAGAGGAGATCGGCCTCAACGATCGGTTGTTCCTAACGGGTGCGCTGCGGGTCGACAACAACAGTGCGTTCGGCACGCAGTTTAAATGGATCACGTATCCCAAGGTGAGCGCCTCGTGGATCGTGAGCGAAGAACCGTTCTGGCACCTCGCGTTCGTCAACTCGCTCAAGCTCCGCGCCGCATATGGCGAGTCGGGCCGTGCTCCGCTCGCGTTTTCGGCGCTCAGGTCGTACCTGCCCGTGCAGGGACCGGGCGGCACCAACGCGTTCACGGCGGGAGGCTTCGGCAATTCGAACTTGAAGCCGGAGCGCGGAAAGGAGCTCGAGGCGGGATTCGAGTCGGATCTCTGGGACCGCCTGCACCTCGATTTTACGTACTTCAACAAGCACACGACCGACGAGATCGTGGCGCAGCCGGTGGCGCCGTCGCTCGGCTTCACGGGCACGCAGTTCCAGAACCTCGGCCAGGTGAACAACCACGGCATCGAGCTCCAGGCGACGCTGCAGGTGCTCAAGATGCCGAACTTCGGATGGGACATCACGGGCAACTTCGCGACCGCCCACAACAAGATCATCAGCCTGGGCGGCCTGCCGTCGATCATCACGACGGCAGGGCAGGCGAACCGGGTCGGCTTCCCGATCGCCGCGTATTTCTCGCGGAAGGTGGTGTCGGCGACGGTGGATCCATCGACTGGCGCCGTGTCTAACGTGTTGTGCGCCGGCGGTGCGGGACAGGGTCCCGTCGACTGCGCGACCGCGCCGTTCGTGTTCATCGGATCGGCGACGCCGACCAACACCGGGTCCGTCGGCAATACCTTCACGTTCTTCAAGAAACTGCGCCTCTATGCGTTAGTCGATTGGAAGCGCGGCTATGTGCTGGCGAACAACATCGACCAGATCCGCTGCGACGGTCTCCTTGGCGTTGGCGAGTGCGACGTGAACTACCATCCGCAGAAGTACTCTCCGGTGTTCGTCGCCGAGGCGAGCGTCACTGGTTTCGTGAGCCAGACGCAGGATCAATTCTTCCAGGATGCGTCGTTCGTGAAGCTGCGCGAGGTATCGGCGACCTATTCGCTGCCGGACCACCTCCTGCCGGGCATCGACCATGCGTCGTTCACGATAGCGGCGCGCGAGCTCGCGCTCTGGACCAAGTTCAAAGGCCCCGACCCGGAGGTCGACCAGTTCGTCACCGGGCTCACGACCGGCAGTCAGGGTGTGATACCTCCGCTCAGCCGGTTCGTCGCCACCCTCAACCTGACCTTCTGA
- a CDS encoding RagB/SusD family nutrient uptake outer membrane protein produces MASARTVIVALAVVSVSAACNDLTTLEQSNPGQLGPDVFAPQNADLIVNSSRGDFECAFNEYIAASGIFMDEMSDAISQTANFDLDRRSITPDSPYGTNTCDSQQQPGVYTPLSVARASNDVAVQHLEGWTDEQVPDRSHLIAVASAYGGYSLVLMGEGMCSAAFDLGPEEQPQQIFGDAMVRFDTAVAAATRANDATTLNLALLGRARTELDLGNSADAATDAALIPAGFEVDIDHDPTATRRQNLVFIQTIQAQFGSIDTSIINRFVVDSDPRIAVTSTGELGSDGHTVVWFANKDATATAPQALAKFSEAQLIIAENDVNTGDLNDAVTILNTLRSAAHQPAYSGGLTAPAVMADIVEQRRREFFLEGHRLGDIRRLGLPLSPATGAPYVNGGTYADQACFPLPNVERINNPNLDRAAR; encoded by the coding sequence ATGGCTTCGGCGCGCACCGTGATCGTGGCGTTGGCGGTGGTGTCGGTGTCCGCCGCATGCAACGACCTCACGACCCTCGAGCAATCGAACCCCGGTCAGTTAGGCCCGGATGTGTTCGCACCGCAGAACGCGGACCTCATCGTGAACAGCTCGCGCGGCGACTTCGAGTGCGCGTTCAACGAGTACATCGCGGCGAGCGGAATCTTCATGGACGAAATGTCCGACGCGATCTCGCAGACCGCCAATTTCGATCTCGATCGCCGCTCGATTACGCCCGATTCACCGTACGGAACGAACACGTGCGACAGCCAGCAACAGCCGGGCGTCTACACTCCACTCTCGGTCGCGCGTGCGTCCAACGATGTCGCGGTGCAGCATCTCGAGGGATGGACCGACGAACAGGTTCCCGACCGCTCTCACCTCATCGCCGTGGCGTCCGCGTACGGCGGCTACAGCCTCGTGCTCATGGGCGAGGGCATGTGCTCCGCGGCGTTCGATCTCGGTCCCGAGGAGCAGCCGCAACAGATCTTCGGTGATGCGATGGTCAGATTCGACACGGCCGTCGCTGCTGCGACGCGCGCGAACGATGCAACGACGCTCAATCTTGCGCTGCTCGGTCGTGCGCGGACCGAGCTGGATCTCGGGAATTCAGCGGACGCGGCGACCGATGCGGCACTGATTCCCGCAGGCTTCGAGGTCGACATCGATCACGATCCGACGGCGACGCGGCGCCAAAACCTGGTGTTCATCCAAACCATCCAGGCGCAGTTCGGGTCGATCGATACGTCGATCATCAACCGGTTCGTCGTGGACAGCGACCCGCGGATCGCCGTGACGTCGACGGGCGAGCTGGGCTCGGACGGCCACACCGTGGTTTGGTTTGCGAACAAGGACGCGACGGCAACCGCGCCGCAGGCACTCGCCAAGTTCTCGGAAGCGCAACTCATCATCGCGGAGAACGACGTCAACACGGGCGACCTGAACGACGCGGTGACCATCCTGAACACATTACGCAGTGCCGCCCACCAGCCGGCCTACAGCGGCGGCCTTACGGCTCCCGCGGTGATGGCGGACATCGTGGAACAGCGCCGCCGCGAGTTCTTCCTCGAGGGACACCGGCTCGGTGACATCCGGCGGCTCGGGCTGCCGTTGAGCCCCGCCACCGGCGCCCCGTACGTGAACGGCGGCACGTATGCCGACCAGGCGTGCTTCCCGCTGCCTAACGTGGAGCGCATCAACAACCCGAATCTCGATCGCGCCGCCCGTTGA
- a CDS encoding PDZ domain-containing protein yields the protein MSCRRLPRSAARMMQHVRRSLIGFPALVLAVASVQAQGTRFLRRPTVSHDMVAFEYGGDLWVVPRAGGAARRLTSTPSVETDPAFSPDGSMLAYTATVAGNADVYVVPVAGGEPKRLTYHPGGDFVRGWTPDGKKVVFASSRGTVPTPGANSFLRMWTVASTGGMPEQVPMPRAFAGSYSSDATHMAYQPLGVAFFAANWAEPQYSQWRRYRGGRTEPIHIMDLANYSETTLPWANSNDTDPMWVGHTIYFLSDRDGVVNLYSNEQGASQVTELTHNRDYDIMSASAGPDAIVYEQAGYIHLLDIATGRSQQLNITATGDFPWAQPQMKQVASYISSASLSPTGVRAAFEARGDIYTVAADGSYRNLTQSSGVHDRDPVWSPDGTHIAWFSDSTGEYQLMIGDQTGESAPRAIPLPSPAYFTAPTWSPDAKHITMRDTHAKLWVVDVTNGHFAPIDSDTFDDPGRGFDAAWSPDSRWVAYSKSLRSHMRAIFLYSLDAGKTYQITDGLADAVSPAFDAGGKYLYFMASTDIALRMGWLDMSEMDHTLHRSAYLVVLDANDPSPLTPPPSDEPPRNVAEMPAQMPAAHAAPPNAARAARAAGPARPAAAPAGASHVQIDIAGIESRIVPLGIPGAEYTSLVPGSAGTFFYLERRPQPSIGRPPQQLWEYVLAAQKPMPFLDGVQSYTVSADGKKILYEAGRNHWGIVPTDKPATPGEGSLKVDQLETMVDPKAEWAEIFRETWRTQREFFYDAKMHGNDWNQIYDKYKVFVPYLEHRADLDYLIASVGGELTVGHSYIESEGDLPDTAQVSVGLLGADLALDHGRYRIQHIYTAGSWNPHLQAPLAVPGLKVAEGDYLLEVNGNALAAPTNPYSLFVGTAGKPTTLRVSHSPSTAGSWLVTVEPIPDDEQLRTQAWVDENRRTVDKLSGGKLAYVWLPNTSVAGFTAFNRYYFAQQDKQGVVVDERYNQGGSVADYIVDQMSRQLMGYFAERAGDVVTMPMVGIMGPKVMIVNESAGSGGDALPYYFRVAKLGPLVGTRTWGGLVGTLGVPLSVDNGAITAPDLAFYDVNGKWAVENEGITPDIEVTETPADVIHGHDPQLERAVAEALKLLKEHPAPNAPRPAPIDRVTTGVATTRSGGNQ from the coding sequence ATGTCGTGTCGAAGACTGCCGCGCAGCGCCGCACGGATGATGCAGCACGTGCGGCGATCGCTGATCGGATTCCCGGCGCTCGTGCTCGCGGTCGCTTCCGTGCAGGCACAGGGCACGCGTTTCTTGCGACGGCCGACCGTCAGCCATGACATGGTCGCGTTCGAATACGGCGGCGACTTGTGGGTGGTGCCGCGCGCGGGAGGCGCCGCGCGACGGCTCACCAGCACGCCGTCCGTGGAAACCGATCCGGCATTCTCGCCGGACGGATCGATGCTCGCCTACACGGCGACGGTGGCAGGCAACGCCGACGTTTACGTGGTTCCTGTCGCCGGCGGCGAGCCCAAACGCCTAACGTACCACCCGGGCGGCGACTTCGTCCGCGGATGGACGCCCGATGGCAAGAAGGTGGTGTTCGCATCCTCGCGCGGCACGGTCCCGACGCCCGGGGCCAATTCGTTCCTGCGCATGTGGACGGTCGCGTCGACCGGCGGCATGCCCGAGCAGGTGCCAATGCCGCGCGCGTTCGCCGGCTCGTACTCGTCCGATGCGACGCACATGGCGTATCAACCGCTCGGTGTTGCGTTCTTCGCGGCGAACTGGGCGGAGCCGCAGTACAGTCAGTGGCGACGCTACCGCGGCGGACGCACCGAGCCGATTCACATCATGGATCTCGCCAACTACAGCGAGACCACGCTGCCGTGGGCGAACAGCAATGACACCGATCCGATGTGGGTTGGGCACACCATTTATTTCCTGTCCGATCGCGACGGCGTCGTGAATCTGTACTCGAACGAACAGGGCGCGTCACAGGTGACGGAGCTCACGCACAACCGCGATTACGACATCATGAGCGCGTCGGCCGGCCCCGACGCAATCGTGTACGAACAGGCCGGGTACATCCATCTGTTGGACATCGCGACCGGCCGCTCGCAGCAATTGAACATCACGGCCACCGGCGACTTCCCGTGGGCGCAGCCGCAGATGAAGCAGGTGGCGTCATACATCAGCAGCGCATCGCTGTCACCGACCGGGGTGCGCGCGGCGTTCGAAGCGCGCGGCGACATCTACACGGTCGCGGCGGACGGCAGTTACCGGAATCTCACGCAGAGCTCCGGCGTTCACGATCGGGATCCGGTGTGGTCGCCGGACGGCACGCACATCGCCTGGTTCTCGGATTCGACGGGCGAGTACCAACTCATGATCGGCGACCAGACCGGCGAGTCGGCGCCGCGCGCCATTCCCCTTCCATCGCCGGCATACTTCACGGCGCCTACCTGGTCGCCGGACGCGAAGCACATCACGATGCGCGACACGCATGCGAAGCTGTGGGTCGTGGACGTGACTAACGGTCACTTCGCGCCGATCGACTCGGACACGTTCGACGATCCGGGCCGCGGCTTCGATGCGGCGTGGTCGCCGGATTCGCGGTGGGTCGCCTACTCGAAATCGCTCCGCAGCCACATGCGCGCGATCTTCCTGTATTCGTTGGACGCCGGCAAAACCTACCAGATCACCGACGGTCTCGCCGATGCGGTCAGTCCTGCCTTTGATGCCGGCGGGAAGTATCTCTACTTCATGGCGAGCACGGACATCGCGCTCCGGATGGGCTGGCTGGATATGAGCGAGATGGATCATACGCTGCACCGGAGCGCATACCTCGTGGTGCTGGACGCGAACGATCCATCGCCGCTCACGCCGCCGCCGAGCGACGAGCCGCCGCGCAACGTGGCCGAGATGCCGGCGCAGATGCCGGCAGCGCACGCGGCGCCGCCTAACGCAGCGCGGGCAGCGCGGGCCGCCGGACCGGCACGGCCGGCCGCCGCGCCTGCCGGCGCCTCGCACGTCCAGATCGACATCGCGGGCATCGAGAGTCGCATCGTTCCGCTCGGCATCCCCGGCGCCGAGTATACGTCGCTCGTGCCGGGGAGCGCTGGGACGTTCTTCTACCTCGAGCGCCGTCCGCAACCGTCGATCGGGCGGCCGCCGCAGCAGCTCTGGGAATACGTGCTTGCCGCGCAGAAGCCGATGCCGTTCCTGGATGGCGTGCAATCGTACACGGTCTCGGCGGACGGCAAGAAAATTCTCTACGAGGCCGGACGCAATCATTGGGGCATCGTTCCCACCGACAAACCGGCCACGCCCGGCGAGGGATCGCTCAAGGTCGACCAGTTGGAGACGATGGTCGATCCGAAGGCGGAGTGGGCGGAGATCTTCCGCGAGACGTGGAGGACGCAGCGAGAGTTCTTCTACGACGCGAAGATGCACGGCAACGACTGGAACCAGATCTACGACAAGTACAAGGTCTTCGTGCCGTACCTGGAGCATCGCGCGGATCTTGACTATCTGATCGCGTCGGTGGGCGGCGAGCTCACCGTTGGGCACTCGTACATCGAATCCGAAGGCGACCTGCCCGATACCGCGCAGGTGAGCGTCGGACTGCTCGGCGCCGATCTGGCGCTGGACCACGGGCGCTACCGCATCCAGCACATCTACACCGCCGGCAGTTGGAACCCGCACCTGCAGGCGCCGCTCGCCGTGCCCGGTCTGAAAGTGGCCGAAGGCGACTATCTCCTCGAGGTGAACGGCAACGCGCTCGCGGCTCCGACGAATCCGTACAGCCTGTTCGTCGGCACGGCGGGCAAGCCGACCACGCTTCGCGTTAGTCACTCGCCGTCGACGGCCGGTTCGTGGCTCGTCACCGTCGAGCCGATTCCGGACGACGAACAGCTGCGCACGCAGGCGTGGGTGGATGAGAACCGGCGCACCGTCGACAAGCTGTCCGGCGGCAAGCTCGCCTACGTGTGGCTGCCGAACACGTCGGTTGCCGGATTCACCGCGTTCAACCGCTACTATTTCGCTCAGCAGGACAAGCAGGGCGTGGTGGTCGACGAGCGGTACAATCAGGGCGGTTCGGTTGCCGACTACATCGTCGATCAGATGTCGCGGCAGCTCATGGGATATTTCGCCGAGCGGGCGGGCGATGTGGTGACGATGCCGATGGTCGGCATCATGGGTCCGAAGGTGATGATCGTCAACGAGTCTGCCGGTTCGGGTGGCGACGCGTTGCCGTACTACTTCCGCGTCGCCAAGCTCGGCCCGCTCGTGGGCACGCGCACGTGGGGCGGATTGGTGGGCACGCTCGGCGTTCCATTGAGCGTCGACAACGGGGCGATCACCGCGCCCGACCTGGCGTTCTACGATGTCAACGGCAAGTGGGCGGTGGAGAACGAAGGCATCACGCCGGACATCGAGGTGACGGAGACGCCGGCCGACGTGATTCACGGCCACGATCCGCAGCTCGAGCGCGCGGTGGCTGAAGCGCTCAAGCTGCTCAAGGAGCACCCCGCGCCTAACGCTCCGCGGCCGGCGCCGATCGACCGTGTGACGACGGGCGTCGCCACCACGCGCTCGGGCGGCAATCAATGA
- a CDS encoding serine hydrolase, with product MSRHRPFARAAVLGALLCGASPAIARAQKAPDWAAFDKYVAKAARDWRVPGMAIAVVKDDSLVFAKGYGVIELGKPEPVNEHTRFAIGSTTKAMTSAALAMLVDEGKISWDERVIDILPELQLYDSYATHELTVRDLLTHRTGLPDTDLLWIIPQNNLSMDEMIRRLRYVKPESSFRSHWDYQNVVYAIGGLIVERVSGMPWKRFVETRLWDPIGMHESIPLVAELHGQPNVAVPHALVNDTVRRVPVRTTDAIAPAGSVWSSVSDMSKWMRFILDSGRVGNRQLIKPSTFAELLTPEIQAPMAEYPALELAHPLFFSYALGWFVQDYDGQTVWMHTGSIDGMCALIGLEPRKKLGVYVLENLDHAELRHALMYKVFDSYGVTGKTPPRDWSADLKALFASMRQDRVSRRSATVASAQPVPASMPLDRYAGTYTDSTYGTITVTSANGSLSARYGNWDIGELTHATFDRFRSVARDTLEGESVLTFVPDGDGHVRAVQFFGQSFSRGSASTGQ from the coding sequence ATGAGCAGGCATAGGCCGTTCGCGCGCGCCGCCGTGTTGGGCGCGCTGCTTTGCGGCGCATCGCCCGCGATCGCTCGCGCGCAGAAGGCGCCCGACTGGGCCGCGTTCGACAAGTACGTGGCCAAGGCCGCGCGCGACTGGCGGGTGCCGGGGATGGCCATCGCGGTGGTGAAGGACGATTCGCTCGTGTTCGCGAAGGGCTACGGCGTGATCGAGTTAGGCAAGCCGGAGCCCGTCAACGAGCATACGCGATTCGCGATCGGATCCACCACGAAGGCGATGACGTCGGCGGCGTTGGCGATGCTCGTGGACGAGGGCAAGATCAGCTGGGATGAACGCGTCATCGATATTCTCCCCGAGCTGCAGCTCTACGACTCGTACGCGACGCACGAGCTGACGGTGCGCGATTTGCTCACGCACCGCACCGGGCTGCCGGATACCGACCTGCTCTGGATCATTCCGCAGAACAATCTGAGCATGGATGAGATGATCCGGCGGCTTCGCTACGTGAAGCCTGAGTCGTCGTTCCGATCGCATTGGGATTATCAGAACGTCGTCTACGCGATCGGCGGATTGATCGTCGAGCGCGTCTCCGGGATGCCATGGAAGCGCTTCGTCGAAACGCGGCTGTGGGATCCCATCGGGATGCACGAATCGATTCCGCTGGTCGCGGAGCTTCACGGTCAGCCTAACGTCGCCGTGCCGCATGCGCTGGTGAACGACACCGTGCGCCGCGTGCCCGTTCGTACGACGGATGCGATCGCGCCGGCCGGCTCGGTGTGGTCGAGCGTTTCCGACATGTCCAAATGGATGCGTTTCATCCTGGACAGCGGCCGGGTCGGCAATCGACAGCTCATCAAGCCATCGACGTTCGCCGAGCTGCTCACGCCGGAGATCCAGGCGCCGATGGCGGAGTATCCGGCGCTCGAGCTGGCGCATCCACTCTTCTTCAGTTACGCACTCGGCTGGTTCGTGCAGGATTACGACGGCCAGACCGTCTGGATGCACACCGGCAGCATCGACGGCATGTGCGCGCTGATCGGCCTCGAGCCTCGCAAGAAACTCGGCGTCTACGTGCTGGAGAATCTGGATCACGCCGAGCTGCGGCACGCGCTCATGTACAAGGTGTTCGACTCGTACGGCGTGACGGGCAAGACGCCGCCCCGCGATTGGAGCGCTGATCTCAAAGCGCTGTTTGCATCGATGCGTCAGGATCGCGTGTCGCGACGGTCGGCAACGGTGGCGTCGGCGCAACCGGTGCCGGCGTCGATGCCGCTGGATCGCTATGCGGGCACGTACACGGATTCGACGTACGGCACGATCACCGTGACGTCGGCGAACGGGTCGCTGAGCGCGCGCTACGGCAACTGGGACATCGGGGAGCTGACGCACGCCACGTTCGACCGCTTTCGCAGCGTGGCGCGCGACACCCTGGAAGGTGAAAGTGTGTTGACGTTCGTGCCCGACGGCGATGGACACGTGCGCGCCGTGCAGTTCTTCGGTCAGTCGTTTTCTCGAGGGAGCGCGAGTACAGGCCAATGA